The following proteins are encoded in a genomic region of Gemmatimonadota bacterium:
- a CDS encoding DUF4403 family protein yields MRDMGMAQLMSRALRRATRRRTLHVAARALILPALLAACDRSPSIDAPPPDVTADAADSLATLPPSVVESEIRYELAPALNALEQSVPRTFGDIDTRLQVPNNKRVHIAFAARRSPFVIAVDSQRVTVSSVVEYEGRGWYKPPIGPEVSAACGTGNVARPRARVRIESTLRLEESWGLAARSRVTRVVPYSTETRDKCAVTVFRIDVTDRVMKATREVLDTRMRTLDRALAQVNTRARFERWWRDIARPIRLTDSIYLTINPRRVQLGGIDVDSGFAVARLRLEASPRIATGNRPNDFELFTPLPPLTRAGLTGSGLRVSLQGTFGYDVATGLLRRALVGKSLKWANRTITLRDVTLSGIGAGRVALGVRFDGGARGLVYLTGTPTYDNAADQLLIPDLDYDLRTASALVKGVAFLGDHQIRDLLRANARFPLLGRLDQLRTLAVKGMNRTLTEGVSLVGSLDSVQHVVVQARRDAINVRADATGAIRMEVARPITVKAPLARRR; encoded by the coding sequence ATGCGAGACATGGGCATGGCGCAGCTCATGAGTCGCGCGCTGCGGCGCGCCACGCGGCGCCGGACTTTGCACGTGGCGGCGCGCGCGTTGATCCTTCCTGCGCTGCTGGCGGCGTGCGATCGCTCGCCCAGCATCGATGCCCCGCCTCCCGACGTCACCGCCGATGCCGCCGACTCGCTGGCGACGCTTCCGCCCTCGGTGGTCGAGTCGGAGATCCGCTACGAGCTGGCGCCAGCGCTGAATGCACTGGAGCAGTCGGTGCCGCGCACCTTCGGCGACATCGACACACGACTCCAGGTGCCGAACAACAAGCGGGTGCACATCGCCTTCGCCGCGCGGCGCTCGCCGTTCGTCATCGCGGTCGACTCGCAGCGGGTAACGGTGTCGAGCGTGGTGGAGTACGAGGGGCGCGGCTGGTACAAGCCGCCGATCGGTCCCGAGGTGAGCGCGGCGTGCGGGACGGGCAACGTGGCGAGGCCACGCGCCCGCGTGCGAATCGAGAGCACCTTGCGGCTCGAAGAATCGTGGGGGCTCGCCGCCCGGTCGCGCGTGACGCGGGTCGTGCCGTACAGCACGGAGACGCGTGACAAGTGCGCGGTGACGGTCTTCCGCATCGACGTCACCGATCGCGTGATGAAGGCGACGCGCGAGGTACTGGACACCCGGATGCGCACGCTCGACCGCGCCCTGGCGCAGGTCAACACACGCGCGCGCTTCGAGCGCTGGTGGCGCGACATCGCGCGCCCGATCCGGCTCACCGACTCGATCTACCTCACCATCAACCCCCGTCGGGTGCAACTGGGCGGGATCGACGTCGACAGCGGCTTCGCCGTCGCGCGCCTGCGGCTCGAGGCATCGCCACGCATCGCGACCGGGAACCGCCCCAACGACTTCGAGCTGTTCACCCCGCTCCCGCCGCTCACCCGCGCGGGGCTCACCGGGTCTGGGCTGCGGGTCTCGCTGCAGGGGACGTTCGGCTACGACGTGGCCACGGGGCTGCTGCGGCGCGCCCTGGTCGGCAAGTCGCTCAAGTGGGCCAACCGCACCATCACGCTGCGCGACGTGACGCTGTCGGGCATCGGCGCGGGGCGTGTGGCGTTAGGCGTGCGGTTCGATGGCGGGGCGCGCGGTCTCGTGTACCTGACGGGGACGCCGACCTACGACAACGCCGCCGACCAGCTCCTCATTCCCGACCTCGACTACGACCTCCGCACCGCCTCGGCGCTGGTGAAGGGGGTCGCCTTCCTGGGCGACCACCAGATCCGCGACCTGCTCCGCGCCAACGCCCGCTTCCCCCTGCTGGGCCGACTCGACCAGCTCCGCACGCTGGCGGTGAAGGGAATGAATCGTACCCTCACCGAAGGGGTGTCGCTCGTCGGGTCGCTCGACAGCGTGCAGCACGTCGTGGTGCAGGCCCGTCGCGACGCGATCAACGTGCGCGCCGACGCCACCGGGGCGATCCGCATGGAGGTCGCCCGCCCCATCACCGTGAAGGCCCCGCTGGCGCGCCGCAGGTGA
- a CDS encoding amidohydrolase family protein: MRRLSSAARVSTSLLLCAFVRVAHAQSPTAPPSSPVVLRAQRLIVGDGTTIDQPVVIVQGDRIIAAGPASSVAVPRGARVIDLPGHTLLPGLIDSHTHINSSDSDGGDMAVLRETGAHAAIYGVVNAKKTLDAGFTTIRDVGATNYADIALRDLIAKGVVPGPRIFAAGPSLGITGGHADVNGWSPLIQIPGTGMIVDGVEGMRKAVRQNIKFGSDHIKITATGGILSVGDAVNHAQYSEEELRAAVEEAARLGRKVAMHAHGAEGIVTAVRAGAASIEHGSLIDDAGIAIMKEKGTFLVPTLIILDEIARDGEQKGVPANSIAKARAIEGDRRVRLRKAWQAGVRFAFGTDATGDIHGRNAQEFALMVDQLGATPMQAIISATSNAATLLGAQADLGTVAAGKFADIIAVAGNPLDDVRRLERVDFVMKVGAIYKSPVATTTR, encoded by the coding sequence ATGCGTCGTCTCTCGTCTGCTGCACGCGTCTCCACGTCGCTCCTGCTCTGCGCCTTCGTGCGCGTCGCCCACGCGCAGTCACCCACCGCGCCCCCATCATCTCCGGTGGTGCTTCGCGCGCAGCGACTCATCGTCGGCGACGGAACGACGATCGACCAGCCGGTGGTCATCGTGCAGGGGGATCGCATCATTGCCGCCGGCCCCGCCTCGTCCGTTGCTGTCCCACGCGGTGCACGGGTGATCGACCTGCCGGGGCACACGCTGCTCCCCGGGCTCATCGACAGCCACACGCACATCAACTCGTCGGACAGCGACGGCGGCGACATGGCGGTGCTCAGGGAGACCGGGGCGCATGCGGCGATCTACGGCGTCGTCAACGCGAAGAAGACGCTCGACGCGGGCTTCACGACGATTCGCGACGTCGGGGCGACCAACTACGCCGACATCGCGCTGCGCGACCTCATCGCCAAGGGGGTCGTGCCGGGACCGCGCATCTTCGCGGCCGGGCCGTCGCTCGGGATCACCGGGGGGCACGCCGACGTGAACGGGTGGAGTCCGTTGATCCAGATCCCCGGCACCGGGATGATCGTCGACGGCGTGGAGGGGATGCGCAAGGCGGTGCGGCAGAACATCAAGTTCGGGAGCGACCACATCAAGATCACGGCGACCGGCGGCATTCTGTCGGTAGGCGATGCCGTCAACCACGCGCAGTACTCCGAGGAGGAACTGCGCGCGGCGGTCGAGGAAGCGGCCCGGCTGGGGCGGAAGGTCGCGATGCACGCGCACGGGGCCGAGGGGATCGTGACCGCGGTCCGGGCCGGCGCCGCGTCGATCGAGCATGGATCGCTCATCGACGATGCCGGGATCGCCATCATGAAGGAGAAGGGGACCTTCCTCGTCCCCACGCTCATCATCCTCGATGAAATCGCACGCGACGGCGAGCAGAAGGGGGTCCCCGCCAACTCGATCGCCAAGGCGCGCGCCATCGAGGGCGATCGGCGCGTGCGCCTGCGCAAGGCGTGGCAGGCCGGGGTGCGGTTCGCCTTCGGCACCGACGCCACCGGCGACATCCATGGGCGCAACGCCCAGGAGTTCGCCCTCATGGTCGACCAGCTCGGCGCCACGCCGATGCAGGCCATCATCTCGGCGACGTCGAACGCCGCGACGCTCCTGGGAGCTCAGGCCGACCTGGGGACCGTCGCTGCGGGCAAGTTCGCCGACATCATTGCGGTCGCCGGGAATCCGCTCGACGACGTGCGCCGCCTGGAGCGGGTGGACTTCGTGATGAAGGTCGGGGCGATCTACAAGTCACCCGTCGCGACGACGACGAGGTAG
- a CDS encoding PEP-CTERM sorting domain-containing protein, whose protein sequence is MHGRRWTLLAIGALALGSAPRPTHAQGWGGYTGAYTERQVSAYGCSAFGTRKWCTPSFWTFRLYDTNPGDLLYAYVLPGVCRETNGGPLSPPPGFGATPQNCWGGLQIPGAPGWGQVHWAFQVSTTHGTWSFCDFQTNCAPTPPLLGQIKEIRGAYLVAKGDDLQHWDYTYSVTPEPVTMLLVGSGLFGVGGAAWRRRRKGSATPTA, encoded by the coding sequence ATGCATGGACGACGGTGGACATTGTTGGCGATCGGGGCATTGGCGTTAGGCAGCGCACCCCGGCCCACGCACGCGCAGGGATGGGGCGGCTACACCGGCGCGTACACCGAGCGACAGGTGAGCGCCTATGGCTGCTCCGCGTTCGGGACCAGGAAGTGGTGCACGCCGTCGTTCTGGACCTTTAGGCTCTACGACACGAACCCCGGCGACCTGCTCTACGCCTACGTGCTGCCCGGCGTCTGCCGGGAGACCAACGGCGGGCCGCTGTCGCCGCCCCCGGGGTTCGGCGCGACGCCGCAGAACTGCTGGGGAGGACTGCAGATCCCGGGCGCGCCGGGGTGGGGGCAGGTCCATTGGGCCTTCCAGGTGAGCACGACGCACGGGACGTGGTCGTTCTGCGACTTCCAGACGAACTGCGCGCCAACCCCTCCGCTCCTGGGCCAGATCAAGGAGATCCGGGGGGCCTACCTCGTGGCCAAGGGCGACGACCTCCAGCACTGGGACTACACGTATTCGGTGACCCCGGAGCCGGTGACGATGCTCCTCGTGGGCTCGGGGTTGTTTGGGGTCGGCGGAGCGGCGTGGCGCCGGCGCCGGAAGGGGAGTGCGACGCCGACGGCCTAG
- a CDS encoding site-specific integrase — protein sequence MAVKRLTKRTVEGLRASQSDSFLWDEGLAGFGVKATPTGRRVYIVQYRLPGVGRRFPARRFTLGEHGVLTVEEARKYARRVLNAVAEGRDPASERADANRAPTVAAIAPLFLADVKAKRKATTYYEYARHFTTTGKRQDIKLRGELITHFGRLRVRDVTSAHIGAFHDRFRDRPYAGNRLLALLSAFFGWCERRGYRPANSNPCHGTERFQERKRERYLTLDELKRLGAALAKVKRDGATPAAVDALRFLSLSGFRESEALTLKWSAIDFDREAVTLEESKTGRSMRPLGGAAVAVLREIEREEGSDYVFPGQVPGFHLVELRKVWDRVRTDAGLNDVRLHDLRHSVASIAASGGASLPLIGALLGHRDVKSTQRYAHLTDDARKLVADKTAQEISVALGGRSRGF from the coding sequence GTGGCCGTCAAGAGACTTACCAAGCGCACCGTAGAGGGCCTACGAGCCTCGCAGAGCGACTCTTTCCTCTGGGACGAGGGATTGGCCGGTTTTGGTGTCAAAGCCACGCCAACGGGGCGGCGCGTCTACATCGTGCAGTACCGACTGCCTGGCGTGGGTCGAAGATTTCCCGCCCGCCGGTTCACGCTCGGGGAGCACGGGGTGCTCACCGTCGAGGAAGCCCGCAAGTACGCGCGGAGGGTGCTCAACGCAGTCGCTGAGGGCCGGGATCCGGCGAGTGAGCGCGCCGATGCAAATAGAGCCCCCACGGTCGCCGCGATCGCCCCGCTGTTTCTGGCTGATGTGAAGGCGAAGCGAAAGGCCACCACGTACTACGAGTACGCACGGCACTTCACGACGACCGGGAAGCGTCAGGACATCAAGCTCCGGGGTGAGCTCATTACGCACTTCGGGCGCCTTCGCGTGCGAGACGTTACGTCCGCGCACATCGGCGCCTTTCACGACCGCTTTCGCGATAGGCCCTATGCAGGGAATCGCCTTCTCGCGCTGCTCTCTGCGTTCTTCGGGTGGTGCGAGCGGCGCGGGTATCGGCCGGCCAACTCCAATCCCTGCCACGGGACCGAGCGCTTCCAAGAAAGGAAGCGTGAGCGGTACTTGACCCTCGATGAGCTCAAGCGGCTAGGAGCCGCGCTTGCGAAGGTCAAGCGGGACGGCGCGACTCCGGCAGCGGTCGACGCGCTGCGATTCCTCTCCCTCTCTGGTTTTCGTGAATCGGAAGCGTTGACTCTCAAATGGTCCGCGATTGACTTCGATCGCGAAGCCGTCACGCTGGAGGAGAGCAAGACGGGTCGCTCGATGCGCCCGCTCGGAGGCGCCGCGGTAGCCGTACTGCGCGAGATCGAGCGGGAAGAGGGATCTGACTACGTCTTCCCGGGTCAGGTGCCGGGGTTTCACCTGGTGGAGCTCAGAAAGGTGTGGGATCGGGTACGAACGGACGCCGGCCTGAACGACGTTCGCTTGCATGACCTGAGACACTCCGTCGCGAGCATCGCGGCTTCTGGTGGAGCGTCGTTGCCTCTCATCGGTGCGCTCCTTGGTCATCGCGATGTGAAGAGCACACAGCGCTACGCCCACCTGACCGATGACGCTCGAAAGCTCGTCGCGGACAAGACTGCTCAGGAGATTTCGGTCGCTCTTGGAGGTCGTTCACGCGGATTCTAG